A genomic window from Solanum dulcamara chromosome 11, daSolDulc1.2, whole genome shotgun sequence includes:
- the LOC129872220 gene encoding uncharacterized protein LOC129872220 isoform X6 — MKTPEPQICYLLKEMGNIKRIPEAIWSSIRSGVILYDFTRVVEELVFNSLDAGATKVSVAIGIGTCYVKVDDNGSGVSRDGLVLMGEKYATSKYSHSDDMHAFPASFGFKGEALSSISDVSLLEIITKTHGRPNGYRKVLKDGKCLYVGIDDCRQDVGTTVIVRDVFYNQPVRRKQMHSNPKKVLHSLKEALLRIAIVHPYVSFKIVDIESEDDLLCTRASPSPLPLLSSEFGIHLSSLNKLNASDGSFKLSGYILGPDVYTVKVLQYFYINSRFVSKGPIHKLLNNIAMSFESASNIEKHNRSQIYPLFLLNLNCPRSLYDLTLEPSKTSVEFKDWRPVLLFIEDTVTNLWTESNSAEIPVNCEIRKKRCRAQSCKATLELPSPLPKKLTGECTVKRDIQFSQNSLWGSASEKHDPGSRFLCQIESSNRSIDGSLAHCTAGVNWKSRSSVQPFSSNVLPTEDDFLDNKFNASASSNYNSDCLLGSGWEDDSQTIVAGKSTEDASFREFLGLDDSSNVMHESRKPFMRSCSLHRSLIHNETSFDNDEDIKFEKSDYRAKQNRLEDDYSVKFEVVDDVNQVLNQRSPRGKEIYLENFSWCKTQSKALQRSKVLSGDSEKSSLTKDILDENDHLIDFFKQSENYGSGLPSFSPEPSPLPPDPFPRTSLQDVNPYIAENGIETSVKHEAGVTYDFGNMEHNLLVPAINNIGKEDCLFPHPAKFDLDFYACSKEDLGSIGGLVPWDVYSSGLSEFYYDRDDLSHIHSHGEENLTNYLTPRAMLSSRVDGNLHKWLDAGNRGKTDEPIRKKKNRRSHSSPPFYQGKKKFFATSESSRTAAGNNIIETVHDVPLMPETRAVSRLQHSSEAICSELPQQSSHQCDQSSTPIFGDGVFSDERLSVKMKLVNIWNSKSQTQGVCTSTRDGESKEEFAPTKTQNILDSGTKWRDFCPEITSGSGTESLKNQDTILNVTSGILYFVGDSLVPDTIDKNCLEGAKVLQQVDKKFIPIVGGTTLAIIDQMSEFVWKNCVRRSYLDKRGQQHILIPSKNWSCLKLVTNYYTTMLTKFKTGVGSAIFILKPQDHLLVIVLVKAGT, encoded by the exons ATGAAAACCCCTGAACCCCAAATCTGTTATCTGCTCAA GGAGATGGGGAACATTAAGCGAATACCTGAGGCTATTTGGAGCTCAATTCGGTCAGGGGTTATCTTGTATGATTTCACAAGGGTTGTTGAGGAGTTGGTTTTCAACAGCCTCGATGCTGGTGCCACCAAG GTATCTGTTGCTATAGGCATTGGGACCTGCTATGTTAAGGTGGATGACAATG GATCTGGTGTTTCACGAGATGGACTGGTGCTGATGGGAGAAAAATATG CGACATCAAAATACAGCCATTCAGATGATATGCATGCTTTCCCAGCAAGCTTTGGTTTCAAAGGAGAGGCTCTGAGCTCTATTTCTGACGTTTCTTTGTTGGAAATTATTACTAAAACTCACGGCAGGCCAAACGGATATCGTAAGGTTTTGAAG GATGGCAAGTGTTTGTACGTTGGAATTGATGATTGTAGACAAGATGTTGGTACAACAG TCATTGTTCGTGATGTATTTTACAACCAACCAGTTCGAAGGAAGCAAATGCACTCCAA CCCAAAGAAGGTCTTGCATTCTCTGAAAGAGGCTCTGCTAAGAATTGCCATTGTGCATCCTTATGTCTCCTTCaaaattgttgatattgaaag TGAGGATGACTTGCTTTGCACACGTGCTTCTCCTTCTCCGTTGCCGCTATTGTCCAGTGAGTTTGGGATTCATCTGAGTTCCCTTAACAAATTGAATGCAAGTGATGGTTCATTCAAGCTCTCAGGATACATTTTAGGTCCTGATGTTTACACAGTGAAG GTCCTTCAATATTTCT ATATCAATTCAAGATTTGTTTCCAAAGGACCAATACATAAATTACTTAATAACATAGCTATGAGTTTTGAAAGTGCTTCTAACATTGAGAAGCACAATAGATCTCAGATATATCCACTGTTTTTGTTGAACCTAAACTGTCCTAGATCATTATATGATTTGACATTGGAGCCTTCAAAGACCTCTGTGGAATTTAAG GATTGGCGCCCCGTCCTTCTCTTTATTGAGGATACTGTCACCAATCTCTGGACTGAAAGTAACTCTGCCG AAATACCTGTGAATTGTGAGATCAGGAAAAAGAGGTGCAGGGCTCAGAGTTGCAAAGCTACACTTGAACTTCCTTCCCCACTGCCAAAGAAACTGACTGGAGAGTGCACTGTCAAGAGAGATATTCAATTTTCACAGAACTCTCTGTGGGGAAGTGCTTCTGAAAAGCATGATCCTGGGTCCAGATTCCTCTGTCAGATTGAAAGTTCAAATCGATCAATTGATGGATCTCTTGCTCATTGCACAGCCGGTGTAAACTGGAAATCCAGAAGCTCTGTGCAACCCTTTTCATCTAATGTTTTACCTACAGAAGATGATTTCCTGGATAACAAATTCAATGCTTCAGCTAGCTCCAATTATAATTCAGACTGCCTATTAGGTTCAGGATGGGAGGATGATTCTCAAACAATTGTAGCTGGCAAATCAACAGAGGATGCTTCATTTAGGGAGTTTCTTGGACTTGATGACAGTTCAAATGTGATGCATGAGAGTAGGAAACCATTTATGCGGAGCTGTTCTTTGCACAGAAGCTTGATACATAATGAAACATCTTTTGATAATGATGAAGATATTAAGTTTGAAAAAAGTGATTACAGAGCTAAACAAAATCGCCTTGAAGATGATTATAGTGTTAAATTTGAAGTAGTTGATGATGTTAACCAGGTCTTAAATCAAAGGTCTCCTAGAGGCAAGGAAATATATCTTGAGAACTTCTCCTGGTGCAAAACTCAGAGTAAGGCATTGCAGAGGTCAAAAGTTTTGTCAGGAGATTCAGAAAAATCCTCATTAACCAAGGACATTCTAGATGAAAACGATCATCTTATAGACTTTTTTAAACAAAGTGAAAATTATGGTTCCGGCCTACCATCTTTCAGTCCAGAACCGTCTCCTCTGCCACCAGATCCTTTTCCCAGGACCAGTTTACAAGATGTTAATCCTTACATCGCTGAAAATGGGATTGAAACTTCTGTTAAACATGAAGCTGGTGTCACGTATGATTTTGGAAACATGGAACATAATCTTTTGGTTCCTGCCATAAATAATATCGGAAAAGAGGACTGCTTGTTCCcacatcctgcaaagtttgatcTCGATTTTTATGCTTGTTCTAAAGAGGATTTGGGCAGTATAGGTGGACTTGTTCCGTGGGACGTTTATAGTTCAGGTCTTTCTGAATTCTATTATGACAGAGATGATTTGTCACATATACATTCTCATGGTGAAGAAAATCTTACTAATTATTTGACACCACGAGCTATGCTCTCCTCTAGGGTGGATGGGAACTTGCATAAATGGCTTGATGCTGGAAATCGAGGTAAAACAGATGAGCCtataaggaagaagaagaatagaaGAAGTCATTCATCTCCTCCATTTTACCAAGGCAAGAAGAAGTTCTTTGCCACGAGTGAGTCTTCAAGAACGGCAGCAGGAAATAACATTATTGAAACTGTTCATGATGTGCCACTCATGCCAG AAACTAGAGCTGTAAGCAGACTGCAGCATTCTTCAGAAGCTATCTGCTCAGAGCTTCCACAGCAGTCATCCCATCAATGTGATCAATCTTCCACCCCAATTTTTGGTGATGGTGTATTCTCTGATGAAAG GCTAAGTGTTAAAATGAAACTTGTTAACATCTGGAATAGCAAATCGCAAACTCAAGGGGTGTGCACAAGTACACGTGATGGGGAGTCAAAAGAAG AATTTGCACcaacaaaaactcaaaatattctaGATTCTGGGACAAAATGGAGGGACTTCTGTCCAGAGATTACA AGCGGTAGTGGAACAGAGAGTCTTAAGAATCAGGATACTATACTCAATGTCACTTCTGGCATCTTGTATTTTGTTGGTGATTCATTGGTTCCTGATACCATTGATAAAAACTGCCTGGAGGGTGCCAAAGTTCTCCAACAGGTTGATAAAAAGTTTATTCCAATTGTGGGCGGCACAACACTTGCTATAATTGATCAG